The genomic segment TGTAAGATAAAAAGAATACACAATATACAAGTTAAATATATGACTggttcaatttttcatttttttaaaataaagtctAGATGCATATGGAGACTTTTTActacattttatattaaatgagtttttcatatttagtaacttttattgatttaaatttaaaaattaaacttttatagttatacatttcttttttatatggAAAATGTTATTCCAACAACGCTTTTTTAACACAGTTTTGACAACGGCACGTGGCGTGTGTGCATTGGCTCAGTAATTTGAAAAGAAACCAGAGAAAGGGTTACAGTCATAGGGGTATTTTGGGTTTTccagattaaattttaaagatttggGTTTGGCGGTTTAGGGTGCGAAAGACGTTCGTTCAAGCCTTCCTTCTTCTCGTTCGTTCAAGCCTTCTCTCTCGTCCGTCTTCTCTCTCGCTGTGTCGTCCGTCTTCTCGTACGTTCAAGCCTTCGTTCTCTTTCCGTCTTCGAAGCTTCCATCCTCGGTTTCgttctctcctccttcttcaaAACGTGCGTTGAAACCTTGGAGGATCTCTGTGGCTGTGTGTTCCATCTTTACCCTACCCACAGCGTTGAACCCTTCCATCCTTTGTGTGGGTCTGTCGTGGGTCTGTCGTCCACAGAGAAACCCTTACATTTTGGTGTAAGTAAAAATGGGCTAGCCCTGACATTGTGTTTTACACTGTGTTTTTGGTTTTCATTAAGTTGAATGATATAACTGAGTGTTGAATGTTATCTTGTTAGGGCCGTTGCAATGGAAGGGAAAAAAAGCaagtgtaagaaaaaaattaaattttgtgtttatatattatttaattatcttacGGATTGTagttagtaataaatttttatgattttttttgtagtggcgACTTCTTATCTCGATGGATTCATCGATCATTATTGAAATGAATCGTTTACTCCGACAGTGTCATGTGGATCAGATTAGGATGACACCATTTATGTGGTGTTTGAATATTAATAACCCTGTGGaggtgaatttaaaattattgaaggttATGGTTTGCAGGTGGGTTGGAAATGATAACAGTTTTAGAGTTAGTCAAAAGTTGGTGCCCTTTAGAGTTGTTGATGTGTTGATGAGCTTAGGTTTAGAAATAGGTGGTTTAGAGATTCCCTTTGATGAAGTAGTTGGTGGATTGGTTGGTCaaatgttcaaatcaaaaaccATCAGTTTGAAGGACTTGACGGACATGTTTAATGTCATTGTTGATGATAAAAACATTGATGTTGATGTAGTGTGTcggttatatatattagtttgtttggttgttttctatttcCCTAGGAAATCAAGGCATGTTTGTAACATGCCTTTTGGAGTGTTAGATGACTTAGACCGTTTGTGTCTATATGATTGGTGCACCGGTGTACATAAACATATTGtagagaatttaaataaatgtaagaagaaaattatgggAGCAGGTATCCCCCAGTCAGTCACTCTCAGTGGCAATGTGGCAGTGTTGCAGGTAATATGATATGTAGTTGACTATTTTGATGTAGTGCAGAAcattgtgaattatgtttgatgaaataattttatgatattttaggCTTGGGCGGTTGAGAGACTTTCTTTGCATGGTCATCCTTCGCACCGGTTTTTCCCGCGCATAATGAGGTGGTTCCCGTTTAAATCAAGGACCGAAAAAATTGAACATATTTTTATGACCGGAGATGTAAGTGTTTTGTTTTTCGTTATTTTGTATGTTAAAATCGATTGTCTATTTTGTCTGAATTTGTTGTGTGGTATTGGTGCAGTTAAAAATGGAGTGGTATGTACGAAATGAAGATCGTCATAGGCCGGAAATCCGTGCAGCTTTCAACATGGATGACGGAGGAATGAGTGAAGGATCCTTGGGTGAAGGATCCAAGGTTGacaaagatgatgatgatgacgaaaGCTCTGATGACGGGGCATGAGAAGCAGGTGCGGAGGAGAGATTGAGGAAAAACAATGAAGATATAAGAGCATTGAATGCCAAGATTGGAGTTCTGACTAGggagttatttgaaatttatcaaactccaatctttCATGAAGCAGATGCATGTGGCACTGATGAAGAGGTTGGGGGTGGAGTTGATGAAGGACATGGAGTTGGAGGTGAGGAGAAGGCTGAAGTTGGGGGAGACGAAGAGGCTGAAGTTGGGGGAGACGAAGAGGCTGAAGTTCGTCCCGATTGTGGCTTcgaagaagaaggtgatggaAATGAAGTTGATGACCCCCTAGGTGCACATACTGAAGTAAGAGGGGATGATGAAACTGTTggtaacattaattttattgaaatagatGATGATGCTGATGAAGAAGAACGGGAGGTCGTGCCATTGGCTATACCCCCATTGCGCAGTTTTGTTGGTGATCCAAGCACTAGTGTTGATGTAAACCAATTGTATACAGCAGTCAGCATCAGAGAGATGAACGTACACAGGTATATGGTATGAATTGTAGTTGTGGTTGAGGAATATGTATTGTTTGTGATTGACtaatatttgtatgtttagGGTTGTAAGC from the Vigna angularis cultivar LongXiaoDou No.4 chromosome 3, ASM1680809v1, whole genome shotgun sequence genome contains:
- the LOC128195781 gene encoding uncharacterized protein LOC128195781, which gives rise to MDSSIIIEMNRLLRQCHVDQIRMTPFMWCLNINNPVEVNLKLLKVMVCRWVGNDNSFRVSQKLVPFRVVDVLMSLGLEIGGLEIPFDEVVGGLVGQMFKSKTISLKDLTDMFNVIVDDKNIDVDVVCRLYILVCLVVFYFPRKSRHVCNMPFGVLDDLDRLCLYDWCTGVHKHIVENLNKCKKKIMGAGIPQSVTLSGNVAVLQAWAVERLSLHGHPSHRFFPRIMRWFPFKSRTEKIEHIFMTGDLKMEWYVRNEDRHRPEIRAAFNMDDGGMSEGSLGEGSKVDKDDDDDESSDDGA